Part of the bacterium genome is shown below.
ATCCGCGCGCGGGCGCGCCGGCCCGCCCCTCCCGCTGCAGCGCGCCGACGGCCAGCAGCAGCCCGGCGGCGAAGAGCAGCATCAGCACGGCGACCGCGGTCGCCCCCGCGTAGTCGTACTGCTCGAGCCGCGCCAGGATCAGGAACGGCACCGTCTCGGTGCGCAGCGGCAGGTTTCCCGAGATGAAGACGACGGTCCCGTACTCGCCGAGGGCCCGCGCGAACGCGAGCACCGCGCCGCTGAGCACGGCCGGCGCCGCCTGCGGCAGGATGACGCGGCGGAAGGTCTGGAGTCGGCCCGCGCCGAGCGAGGCCGCGGCCTCCTCCAGCGCCGGGTCGAGGTCCTGGAGCACCGGCTGGACCATGCGCACGACGAAGGGGAAGCCGATGAAGATCAGGGCGACGACCACGCCCAGCGGCGTGAACGCGACCTTGACCCCTGCCGCG
Proteins encoded:
- the cysT gene encoding sulfate ABC transporter permease subunit CysT; this encodes MRRAGVLPGFGLTLGFTLLYLGLVVVVPLATLFTGTASFSIQGLQKALVSARVLSAFRLSIGASLAAAAFTAVFGFLVAWVLVRYSFPGRQAVDALVDLPFALPTAVGGIALTALWSDNGWLGRLAAAAGVKVAFTPLGVVVALIFIGFPFVVRMVQPVLQDLDPALEEAAASLGAGRLQTFRRVILPQAAPAVLSGAVLAFARALGEYGTVVFISGNLPLRTETVPFLILARLEQYDYAGATAVAVLMLLFAAGLLLAVGALQREGRAGAPARG